A genomic stretch from Chitinophaga agri includes:
- a CDS encoding class I SAM-dependent DNA methyltransferase — protein sequence MRENSIFANTITSNFIMSQSTNDIVSKLWNLCNILKDDGVTYHQYVTELTYLIFLKMAKETGFESQIPVGNRWDAILEQEDENRLETYKASLESLKSSSSRLVSAIFDEAQTFIKKHRSFVILTNEINKLEWYKNEREELGNIYEGLLEKNASEKKSGAGQYFTSRPLINCLVDLMKPSIDDIIQDPAAGTAGFLVAASGHIKRNTDVGKFTNKEVKKFNHGTFYGMEHVHDTQRLALMNMALHGISKGSMGVSVLYGDTLSSDGLKLPKATLVLSNPPFGNKKGGGLPERPDFSFPTSNKQLCFLQHIYLGLECGGRAAVVVPDNVLIESNTGRLIRTELMDKCRLHTILKLPPGIFYAQGVKTSVLFFTRGKLDVGNTKETWIYDLRSNMPLFNKSTLLEESYFEDFKKAYGDDPWASPEALQKRIDTGLQGRFRRFDRETIKLRNDNLNISWLSDESERSSTEISPLIMIEGIQTELLAALEDIQTLISDLTD from the coding sequence ATGCGTGAAAATAGTATCTTTGCTAATACTATTACATCAAATTTTATTATGAGTCAATCGACAAACGATATAGTATCCAAGCTCTGGAATCTTTGTAATATTCTCAAGGATGACGGGGTAACCTATCATCAATACGTTACAGAACTTACTTACCTCATTTTTTTAAAAATGGCTAAGGAGACTGGTTTTGAGAGTCAAATTCCAGTTGGAAACAGATGGGATGCCATCCTTGAGCAAGAAGATGAAAATCGATTAGAAACATATAAAGCATCTCTAGAGAGCTTAAAAAGTAGTTCTTCTAGACTTGTCTCAGCAATTTTTGATGAAGCCCAAACATTCATAAAAAAACATAGGTCATTTGTAATATTAACTAATGAGATTAATAAATTGGAGTGGTATAAAAATGAGCGGGAAGAACTGGGAAATATTTATGAAGGCCTTTTGGAGAAAAATGCAAGTGAGAAAAAATCAGGTGCTGGACAGTATTTTACTTCTCGTCCGTTAATTAATTGCTTAGTTGATTTAATGAAGCCTTCCATAGACGACATCATTCAAGATCCAGCAGCTGGAACAGCAGGTTTTCTTGTTGCCGCATCAGGACACATAAAAAGAAATACGGATGTAGGTAAATTCACAAATAAAGAGGTCAAGAAGTTTAATCATGGAACATTTTACGGAATGGAACATGTTCATGATACTCAAAGATTGGCGTTAATGAATATGGCTCTGCATGGTATTTCCAAAGGTAGTATGGGAGTAAGCGTATTATATGGTGATACCTTATCTTCAGATGGATTAAAATTACCTAAAGCGACTTTAGTATTGTCTAATCCGCCTTTTGGGAATAAAAAGGGTGGAGGATTACCTGAAAGGCCAGATTTTTCATTTCCAACATCAAACAAACAACTATGTTTCCTGCAGCATATTTATTTAGGTCTTGAATGTGGCGGTCGTGCAGCAGTTGTTGTTCCTGACAATGTATTGATTGAATCTAATACAGGAAGGCTTATTCGGACTGAACTAATGGACAAATGTAGGTTGCATACAATTTTAAAACTACCCCCTGGAATATTTTATGCTCAAGGAGTAAAGACATCTGTATTGTTTTTTACAAGAGGGAAATTGGATGTCGGGAATACTAAAGAGACTTGGATTTATGATCTGCGATCAAATATGCCCCTGTTTAATAAAAGTACACTTTTAGAAGAATCATATTTTGAAGACTTTAAAAAGGCATACGGAGATGATCCGTGGGCTTCTCCTGAAGCTTTGCAAAAAAGAATTGATACGGGTTTGCAAGGACGATTTAGGCGATTTGATAGAGAAACTATAAAATTAAGAAATGATAACCTTAATATTTCTTGGCTTTCCGATGAAAGTGAACGAAGTAGTACGGAGATAAGTCCTCTCATTATGATTGAAGGTATCCAAACCGAGTTATTGGCCGCATTAGAAGATATCCAAACATTAATATCAGATCTTACAGACTAA
- a CDS encoding zeta toxin family protein produces the protein MAKRSNRPLNNMELVEHFLENVLSMDLDSDKGYSIVPKIVSTELNIENFDESLISVNSKSYRSSKYRKDQARIKLWRQIVTELLSMKRLKSDEGIRLKKGGAFPNSGVRIEREAYIIIGLPASGKSSISNRIADEFGAIILDSDYAKRKLPEFNALPFGATLVHEESDRIVFGDPNNKEDFRSLFDHCIELNANIVIPKIGSNVKGINILIDTLLKVEYKVNLTLLELDRVKATKRALERFITTDRYVPLSLIFDTYGNHPTITYFKIVEQRKEDLKSYGIISNDVAKNKSPVKIFSSNDYNPAILYSNG, from the coding sequence ATGGCAAAGAGATCCAATAGACCGCTTAATAATATGGAGTTAGTCGAGCATTTCTTAGAAAATGTTTTGTCCATGGACTTGGATAGTGATAAAGGATACTCAATAGTGCCCAAAATTGTATCTACCGAACTTAACATTGAGAATTTTGATGAATCATTAATAAGTGTTAATAGCAAATCTTACCGCTCATCTAAATATAGGAAGGATCAAGCGCGTATCAAACTATGGCGACAGATTGTTACAGAATTACTTTCAATGAAGAGGTTAAAAAGTGATGAGGGAATTAGATTAAAAAAGGGAGGAGCATTTCCCAATTCGGGTGTCAGAATTGAAAGAGAAGCTTATATTATCATAGGTTTACCTGCATCTGGTAAATCAAGTATCTCGAATAGAATTGCAGATGAGTTTGGCGCAATCATTCTTGATTCGGACTATGCAAAAAGAAAGTTGCCAGAATTTAATGCGTTGCCTTTTGGAGCGACATTGGTTCATGAGGAATCTGATAGGATAGTTTTCGGAGATCCAAATAACAAGGAAGATTTTAGATCTCTATTTGATCATTGTATCGAGTTAAACGCCAATATAGTTATTCCTAAAATAGGTAGTAATGTTAAAGGTATAAACATCTTAATTGATACTTTATTAAAAGTTGAATATAAAGTAAACTTGACACTTCTGGAATTGGATAGGGTGAAAGCTACCAAAAGGGCATTAGAACGATTTATTACTACTGATAGATACGTTCCACTAAGTTTGATCTTTGATACTTATGGAAATCATCCAACAATAACTTATTTTAAAATAGTGGAACAACGAAAAGAAGATTTAAAAAGTTATGGGATCATAAGTAATGATGTCGCAAAAAATAAATCACCCGTTAAAATATTCTCTAGTAACGATTATAATCCTGCAATTTTATATTCAAATGGATAA
- the tnpC gene encoding IS66 family transposase: MHQAHEIMLDREQIIKDLEERILILEKANAEMREKAEAGLRKEVQLREFCDMLMGKKSEKFIPESAVVNVAIQQTLGAEFDAQELEEIISVAVTPAGVQQANHEIIKGNRKKKRYQAHLGRRVQPSWLEVQTETIDISIDKTGLKPMGKKVTTYYDYQPGKIIKVQQEHLQYINDEKQIICEPVKPRMVEKGTAGNRLLAHLHSRRFGYGDPYYRQLRFIKNTTGVDFASSTIDGWEEICYKKLQRLLRCLRKVIMQSKYIKADETKLKYLSDVGKGKPSNGWLWVFLSPEHKLVLFEFNPSRSQHIPAEVLKDFKGILQTDGLGSYTAAFKNNDEVTMMSCLVHIRRGFKKAEAYDKKLVAEVLTLFNVIYRIEAYADKNKFTPDQRLQLRQKYTVQFLDEIKSWLLHQQNQDHLPGTPIAKAVNYALGQWPRLRAFTENGYVDPDNNGAERVIRPVTIFRKNSMFAGNEHGAERVALFYSLIESCHLNNIDPFTYLCDIYDRLHDCPANQLINLLPHNWKKKG; this comes from the coding sequence TTGCATCAGGCACATGAAATCATGCTTGACAGGGAGCAAATAATTAAAGACCTGGAAGAAAGGATTTTGATCCTTGAAAAGGCGAATGCTGAGATGAGAGAAAAGGCAGAAGCAGGATTACGAAAGGAAGTTCAGTTAAGGGAGTTCTGCGATATGTTGATGGGGAAGAAATCCGAGAAATTTATACCTGAATCAGCGGTTGTCAATGTTGCTATTCAGCAAACGCTGGGCGCTGAATTTGATGCGCAGGAGTTAGAAGAGATTATCAGCGTAGCAGTTACTCCTGCTGGTGTACAGCAAGCAAACCATGAAATAATCAAAGGCAATCGGAAGAAGAAAAGATACCAGGCACATCTTGGGAGAAGAGTTCAGCCTTCATGGCTAGAGGTTCAAACTGAGACTATAGATATCAGTATTGATAAAACGGGGCTCAAACCAATGGGCAAAAAGGTGACTACCTATTACGATTATCAACCAGGAAAAATCATCAAAGTCCAGCAGGAGCACCTTCAATATATCAATGATGAGAAGCAGATCATCTGTGAGCCTGTAAAGCCGCGCATGGTAGAAAAAGGTACCGCAGGCAACAGATTGCTTGCACACCTTCATAGCCGCCGTTTTGGATATGGAGACCCTTACTACCGCCAGCTGAGATTTATCAAAAACACTACAGGTGTAGACTTTGCATCATCGACGATAGATGGTTGGGAAGAAATCTGTTATAAAAAACTTCAACGACTACTACGGTGCCTTCGGAAGGTCATTATGCAATCAAAATATATCAAGGCAGATGAGACGAAACTGAAGTACCTAAGTGATGTAGGCAAAGGGAAGCCATCTAATGGCTGGCTTTGGGTGTTCCTGTCACCAGAACACAAGTTAGTCTTGTTTGAATTTAACCCGTCAAGAAGCCAACATATACCAGCCGAAGTATTGAAAGATTTTAAAGGCATACTCCAGACTGATGGTCTTGGGTCATATACTGCTGCTTTTAAAAATAACGATGAAGTTACCATGATGAGTTGCCTGGTCCACATCCGTCGCGGGTTCAAGAAGGCAGAGGCGTATGACAAAAAACTTGTAGCAGAAGTACTCACACTCTTCAATGTTATCTACCGGATAGAAGCCTATGCCGATAAGAATAAATTTACTCCGGATCAGCGATTGCAACTTCGTCAGAAATATACCGTCCAGTTCCTGGACGAAATCAAATCATGGTTACTTCACCAGCAAAATCAGGATCATCTGCCAGGAACGCCTATCGCAAAAGCTGTCAATTACGCGCTGGGCCAATGGCCACGTCTAAGAGCATTTACAGAAAATGGATACGTCGATCCAGATAATAACGGCGCCGAGAGGGTAATCCGGCCTGTTACTATCTTCCGTAAGAACTCAATGTTCGCAGGCAATGAACACGGAGCTGAACGTGTAGCCTTATTTTACTCTCTGATTGAATCCTGCCATCTCAATAACATCGACCCGTTTACCTACCTCTGTGATATCTACGATCGTCTGCATGATTGCCCTGCAAATCAGCTGATCAACTTATTACCTCACAACTGGAAGAAGAAAGGATAA
- the tnpA gene encoding IS66 family insertion sequence element accessory protein TnpA: MQKPIVKLNEPSTTKAERMKEIVSNYPCSGKTIKEYCTANKIKVKTFYYWLRKYRNTEAPVLNKPMILPVNIDSMSVSGECQPLFAELLGIKIYQPVPAEYLLTLINR; this comes from the coding sequence ATGCAAAAGCCCATTGTTAAGTTGAATGAGCCGTCTACCACTAAGGCGGAAAGGATGAAGGAGATTGTCAGTAATTACCCCTGTTCTGGCAAAACAATTAAAGAGTACTGCACTGCCAATAAAATCAAAGTGAAGACCTTCTATTATTGGCTTCGCAAGTACAGAAATACAGAGGCTCCGGTATTAAATAAGCCCATGATTTTACCTGTAAATATTGATTCGATGAGTGTATCCGGAGAGTGTCAACCTTTGTTCGCTGAGCTTTTAGGTATAAAGATCTATCAGCCTGTTCCAGCGGAATATTTACTCACGCTGATAAATCGTTGA
- the tnpB gene encoding IS66 family insertion sequence element accessory protein TnpB (TnpB, as the term is used for proteins encoded by IS66 family insertion elements, is considered an accessory protein, since TnpC, encoded by a neighboring gene, is a DDE family transposase.), translating into MLSLAGYNFYLYTHNTDMRMGINSLSGIVRNIMNQDPLNRGVIYLFFNGRRTQVKMLVFEGDGHALYHKRLAQGTFGTPVYDQTTRSVTLDKKDVMLILEGVEIRYRKRYGRKNQT; encoded by the coding sequence ATGTTGTCTCTGGCAGGTTATAATTTTTATTTGTATACGCACAATACCGATATGCGAATGGGTATAAATAGTTTATCCGGAATAGTGCGTAACATAATGAATCAGGATCCATTAAATCGTGGAGTAATCTACTTGTTCTTCAATGGCAGGCGCACCCAGGTCAAGATGCTCGTTTTTGAGGGTGATGGCCATGCCCTTTACCATAAAAGATTAGCTCAGGGCACATTTGGTACGCCTGTGTATGACCAGACTACCCGATCAGTGACACTGGACAAGAAGGATGTGATGCTGATTTTGGAGGGAGTTGAGATCAGGTATAGGAAAAGGTATGGGCGAAAAAATCAGACATAA
- the tnpC gene encoding IS66 family transposase, which yields MRPELITSITDVLQQVSTLTVANADLSESLSRERITFGKIIYDLNNQLEAKKEECVKLNRYLHQAHEIMLDREQIIKDLEERILILEKANAEMREKAEAGLRKEVQLREFCDMLMGKKSEKFIPESAVVNVAIQQTLGAEFDAQELEEIISVAVTPAGVQQANHEIIKGNRKKKRYQAHLGRRVQPSWLEVQTETIDISIDKTGLKPMGKKVTTYYDYQPGKIIKVQQEHLQYINDEKQIICEPVKPRMVEKGTAGNRLLAHLHSRRFGYGDPYYRQLRFIKNTTGVDFASSTIDGWEEICYKKLQRLLRCLRKVIMQSKYIKADETKLKYLSDVGKGKPSNGWLWVFLSPEHKLVLFEFNPSRSQHIPAEVLKDFKGILQTDGLGSYTAAFKNNDEVTMMSCLVHIRRGFKKAEAYDKKLVAEVLTLFNVIYRIEAYADKNKFTPDQRLQLRQKYTVQFLDEIKSWLLHQQNQDHLPGTPIAKAVNYALGQWPRLRAFTENGYVDPDNNGAERVIRPVTIFRKNSMFAGNEHGAERVALFYSLIESCHLNNIDPFTYLCDIYDRLHDCPANQLINLLPHNWKKKG from the coding sequence GTGCGCCCCGAATTAATTACTTCCATCACAGATGTTTTACAACAGGTCTCCACCTTAACAGTGGCAAATGCCGACTTGTCAGAATCTCTGTCCCGGGAACGGATTACGTTTGGAAAAATCATCTACGACCTGAATAACCAACTGGAAGCAAAGAAAGAAGAATGCGTCAAATTGAATAGGTATTTGCATCAGGCACATGAAATCATGCTTGACAGGGAGCAAATAATTAAAGACCTGGAAGAAAGGATTTTGATCCTTGAAAAGGCGAATGCTGAGATGAGAGAAAAGGCAGAAGCAGGATTACGAAAGGAAGTTCAGTTAAGGGAGTTCTGCGATATGTTGATGGGGAAGAAATCCGAGAAATTTATACCTGAATCAGCGGTTGTCAATGTTGCTATTCAGCAAACGCTGGGCGCTGAATTTGATGCGCAGGAGTTAGAAGAGATTATCAGCGTAGCAGTTACTCCTGCTGGTGTACAGCAAGCAAACCATGAAATAATCAAAGGCAATCGGAAGAAGAAAAGATACCAGGCACATCTTGGGAGAAGAGTTCAGCCTTCATGGCTAGAGGTTCAAACTGAGACTATAGATATCAGTATTGATAAAACGGGGCTCAAACCAATGGGCAAAAAGGTGACTACCTATTACGATTATCAACCAGGAAAAATCATCAAAGTCCAGCAGGAGCACCTTCAATATATCAATGATGAGAAGCAGATCATCTGTGAGCCTGTAAAGCCGCGCATGGTAGAAAAAGGTACCGCAGGCAACAGATTGCTTGCACACCTTCATAGCCGCCGTTTTGGATATGGAGACCCTTACTACCGCCAGCTGAGATTTATCAAAAACACTACAGGTGTAGACTTTGCATCATCGACGATAGATGGTTGGGAAGAAATCTGTTATAAAAAACTTCAACGACTACTACGGTGCCTTCGGAAGGTCATTATGCAATCAAAATATATCAAGGCAGATGAGACGAAACTGAAGTACCTAAGTGATGTAGGCAAAGGGAAGCCATCTAATGGCTGGCTTTGGGTGTTCCTGTCACCAGAACACAAGTTAGTCTTGTTTGAATTTAACCCGTCAAGAAGCCAACATATACCAGCCGAAGTATTGAAAGATTTTAAAGGCATACTCCAGACTGATGGTCTTGGGTCATATACTGCTGCTTTTAAAAATAACGATGAAGTTACCATGATGAGTTGCCTGGTCCACATCCGTCGCGGGTTCAAGAAGGCAGAGGCGTATGACAAAAAACTTGTAGCAGAAGTACTCACACTCTTCAATGTTATCTACCGGATAGAAGCCTATGCCGATAAGAATAAATTTACTCCGGATCAGCGATTGCAACTTCGTCAGAAATATACCGTCCAGTTCCTGGACGAAATCAAATCATGGTTACTTCACCAGCAAAATCAGGATCATCTGCCAGGAACGCCTATCGCAAAAGCTGTCAATTACGCGCTGGGCCAATGGCCACGTCTAAGAGCATTTACAGAAAATGGATACGTCGATCCAGATAATAACGGCGCCGAGAGGGTAATCCGGCCTGTTACTATCTTCCGTAAGAACTCAATGTTCGCAGGCAATGAACACGGAGCTGAACGTGTAGCCTTATTTTACTCTCTGATTGAATCCTGCCATCTCAATAACATCGACCCGTTTACCTACCTCTGTGATATCTACGATCGTCTGCATGATTGCCCTGCAAATCAGCTGATCAACTTATTACCTCACAACTGGAAGAAGAAAGGATAA
- a CDS encoding ATP-binding protein, translating to MNSWKDTAIQLLSKSLKPIPIELNEIDWKTDISDNGNRIAQHISAFANYPGGGFLAFGIDNNGQSINLSKETMDIIIQKIGNIARNNLAQPIGVDHLVTCYNEIPVLLVHIPEYQDKPVHIRGKDIYESYKRSAGQTVKLSRQEVKHLIIGSTGLEYEDIIAASQIHSDEVLKMLDYDQYFMLLNKRLPDTKQGILDSLADDGLLKKAGANWDITNLGGILFAKDLNSFKSLHRKIVRVIIYKDNSRINAIKEEGILKGYATGFEGMISYIMDQLPTNEVIEAALRQQLKIYPDIAIREFVANAIIHQDLSITGAGVMVEIFKDRIEITNPGAPLVDTNRFIDAAPKSRNETLASLMRRLNICEERGSGVDRAIEVIEEFQLPAPKFIRGEEYTRVIIYAPLPLTKMNNEDRIRACYQHTCLHYVHNEAVNNQSIRKRFNINKNNVSFASKIIADTIDAGFIKPSDPENISKKFASYVPYWA from the coding sequence ATGAATAGTTGGAAAGACACCGCAATACAATTATTAAGTAAAAGCTTAAAACCGATTCCAATAGAGCTAAATGAGATTGATTGGAAAACTGATATTTCAGATAACGGTAATCGGATTGCACAGCATATTTCAGCCTTTGCGAATTATCCTGGAGGCGGGTTTCTTGCGTTTGGTATTGACAACAACGGTCAGTCTATTAATTTATCCAAGGAGACGATGGACATTATCATTCAAAAGATTGGAAATATTGCTCGCAACAACCTTGCCCAACCAATAGGTGTAGACCATTTAGTAACATGCTACAATGAAATTCCTGTTTTGCTTGTTCATATACCTGAGTATCAGGATAAGCCTGTTCATATACGAGGTAAGGATATATATGAAAGCTATAAACGTTCGGCAGGTCAAACGGTAAAACTTTCCCGACAAGAAGTTAAACACCTGATAATCGGTTCTACAGGATTGGAATATGAAGACATTATTGCTGCTTCTCAAATTCATAGCGATGAGGTATTGAAAATGCTGGATTATGACCAGTATTTTATGTTGCTTAATAAGCGATTACCAGATACAAAGCAAGGTATTCTCGATTCACTTGCTGATGATGGTTTGCTAAAAAAAGCAGGAGCCAACTGGGATATTACTAACCTGGGTGGCATTCTCTTTGCAAAAGATTTAAATAGTTTTAAATCTTTGCATCGCAAAATTGTTCGGGTGATTATATACAAGGATAACAGTCGTATAAATGCTATCAAAGAGGAGGGGATTTTAAAAGGATATGCTACTGGATTTGAAGGTATGATTAGTTATATTATGGATCAATTACCTACAAATGAAGTAATAGAAGCCGCTTTGCGACAGCAATTGAAAATATATCCCGATATAGCTATTCGGGAGTTTGTAGCAAATGCAATTATTCATCAGGATCTATCTATTACCGGTGCAGGTGTAATGGTTGAAATATTTAAAGACAGAATTGAAATAACCAATCCAGGTGCACCATTAGTCGATACCAACCGGTTTATTGATGCTGCTCCAAAGTCAAGGAACGAGACACTTGCGTCACTTATGCGTCGCCTTAATATTTGTGAAGAACGAGGTAGCGGTGTGGATAGAGCAATTGAGGTAATTGAAGAGTTTCAACTTCCAGCACCTAAATTTATCAGAGGAGAAGAATATACACGGGTGATTATATATGCACCTTTACCCTTAACAAAAATGAACAACGAAGACAGGATTAGAGCTTGCTATCAACATACCTGTTTGCATTATGTTCACAATGAAGCAGTGAATAATCAGTCAATTCGAAAGAGGTTTAATATTAATAAAAACAATGTGTCGTTTGCTTCTAAAATTATTGCTGATACAATTGATGCAGGTTTTATTAAACCGTCTGATCCAGAAAATATATCAAAAAAATTCGCCTCATATGTTCCCTACTGGGCTTGA
- a CDS encoding P-loop NTPase fold protein — MKIKHHEIEISQENPFFNCQLGREPYARILTDIVKTYADGFVLGINNEWGTGKTTFVKMWQQYLKNEDFQTIYFNAWENDFDNNPLVALMSELKTLTNAKNEKALIQSLKKEPF, encoded by the coding sequence ATGAAAATAAAACATCACGAAATAGAAATTTCTCAGGAAAATCCATTTTTCAACTGTCAATTGGGTAGAGAGCCTTATGCAAGAATTTTAACTGATATTGTTAAGACCTATGCAGATGGCTTTGTATTGGGTATTAACAATGAATGGGGAACTGGAAAAACAACCTTTGTGAAGATGTGGCAACAGTATCTTAAGAATGAAGATTTCCAAACAATTTATTTCAATGCTTGGGAAAATGATTTTGATAATAATCCTTTAGTTGCTCTGATGTCAGAGTTAAAAACCTTAACTAATGCAAAGAATGAAAAAGCATTAATTCAGTCCTTGAAAAAGGAGCCGTTTTAG
- a CDS encoding type II toxin-antitoxin system HipA family toxin, with protein sequence MAKTDIWVYAHWKGMAQPKLIGSLSADLGKTGQQFSFKYHKDWLESAEQLLLDPEIGWYTGTQYPIEKENFGVFVDSMPDTWGRRLMQRKAAQSARENNEHRPRLTDLDYLLQVSDFTRMGALRFKLHPDGPFLNNDNEKPIPPWAHIRELQQRAEKFEADEEVSNEWLELLIAPGSSLGGARPKANIIDDKGQLWIAKFPAKNDTIDKAAWEYLTYRLAVKSGIKMSDCKVEQIYGPFKTFLTKRFDREGADRIHFTSAMTMLGYTEQLIRDKTPSYLEIAEFIQYQGAAPMEDLHQLWRRIVFNMSVSNTDDHLRNHGFILTDAGWRLSPAYDLNPSIDKNGLALNVDLDDNALNYKLAFQVGDYFQLGQTEMTRILTEVTSVVSNWEQYAKEIGIPRAQIQQMVPAFITE encoded by the coding sequence ATGGCCAAAACTGACATTTGGGTATATGCACATTGGAAAGGCATGGCTCAACCTAAGCTCATTGGTTCGCTTTCCGCAGATTTAGGTAAAACGGGACAACAATTCAGTTTTAAGTACCATAAGGACTGGCTTGAGTCTGCAGAACAGTTGTTGCTGGATCCGGAAATAGGATGGTATACGGGCACACAATATCCAATAGAAAAGGAGAATTTTGGTGTGTTTGTAGATTCTATGCCGGACACCTGGGGTAGAAGATTAATGCAGAGAAAAGCAGCACAATCAGCAAGAGAAAACAATGAGCACCGACCACGTTTAACCGATTTGGACTATCTCCTCCAGGTTAGTGACTTTACAAGGATGGGCGCATTGCGCTTCAAACTTCATCCTGATGGTCCTTTTTTGAACAACGATAATGAAAAGCCCATTCCCCCATGGGCACATATTCGTGAACTGCAGCAAAGGGCAGAAAAATTTGAGGCGGATGAAGAAGTGAGTAATGAATGGCTTGAATTATTGATTGCTCCTGGCTCTTCATTAGGTGGTGCAAGGCCCAAAGCCAATATCATTGATGACAAAGGTCAACTCTGGATAGCTAAATTCCCGGCAAAGAATGATACAATTGATAAAGCAGCCTGGGAATATCTTACATACCGTCTGGCCGTGAAATCGGGGATAAAAATGTCAGATTGCAAGGTAGAGCAAATTTATGGACCATTTAAGACATTCTTAACAAAACGATTTGATCGGGAAGGTGCTGATCGCATTCATTTTACTTCGGCAATGACAATGCTGGGATATACAGAACAGCTAATTCGCGACAAAACTCCCAGTTACCTTGAAATTGCAGAATTTATTCAATATCAGGGAGCCGCTCCGATGGAGGATCTTCATCAGCTTTGGCGACGAATTGTTTTCAATATGAGTGTATCTAATACGGATGATCATCTCCGTAATCATGGTTTCATTTTGACTGACGCAGGCTGGCGCCTTTCTCCGGCTTATGACTTAAATCCATCAATCGACAAAAATGGTCTTGCATTGAATGTCGATTTGGATGATAATGCATTGAACTATAAACTTGCTTTTCAAGTCGGAGATTATTTTCAATTAGGGCAAACTGAAATGACCAGAATTTTAACAGAGGTAACCAGCGTTGTTAGTAATTGGGAACAGTATGCAAAGGAAATTGGAATACCCCGAGCGCAAATACAACAGATGGTGCCTGCATTTATTACAGAATAA
- a CDS encoding helix-turn-helix domain-containing protein has translation MKSKKHILFPKQQILLEDFGNRIALARKRRRLTATQVAERAAIDRGTLRAIEQGSPSVSIGAFINVLRVLGLQNEITKLLEEDPIGRKLQDLRLMNKN, from the coding sequence ATGAAGTCAAAAAAGCATATTCTTTTTCCTAAGCAGCAGATTCTACTGGAAGATTTTGGTAACAGGATAGCGCTTGCTAGGAAACGTCGTAGGTTAACTGCTACTCAAGTTGCAGAGCGTGCAGCTATTGATAGGGGTACACTAAGAGCGATAGAGCAAGGAAGCCCTTCCGTTTCCATTGGCGCATTTATAAATGTATTACGAGTCCTGGGTCTTCAAAATGAAATAACAAAATTGCTGGAAGAGGATCCTATTGGAAGAAAATTACAGGATTTGAGATTAATGAATAAGAACTAA
- a CDS encoding DDE-type integrase/transposase/recombinase translates to MDWNSRYLLSWTLSNTMTVEFCLEALEKAISVYEAPEILNTDQGSQFTSEGFTTTVSGAQIRLSRDGVGRATDNIAMHCALKILRYQAYV, encoded by the coding sequence ATAGACTGGAATAGCCGTTATCTGTTATCCTGGACACTCAGCAATACCATGACAGTGGAATTTTGCCTGGAAGCGCTTGAAAAGGCCATTTCTGTTTATGAGGCACCAGAGATCTTAAATACGGATCAGGGCAGCCAGTTTACAAGTGAAGGATTTACTACAACAGTATCAGGTGCTCAGATCCGCCTAAGCAGGGATGGAGTAGGACGAGCGACTGACAATATCGCAATGCATTGTGCTCTAAAGATTTTACGCTATCAAGCGTACGTGTAA
- a CDS encoding putative polyvalent protein kinase domain-containing protein has product MEGDFFAVLKQPFVTADDVVDLSDAKKLLAYNGFENTLRGGLPFYTAFQDQ; this is encoded by the coding sequence ATTGAAGGTGATTTCTTTGCCGTCTTAAAACAACCATTTGTGACAGCAGACGATGTAGTTGACTTATCCGATGCTAAGAAATTACTGGCATACAATGGTTTTGAAAATACATTAAGAGGAGGACTTCCTTTCTATACAGCCTTTCAAGATCAATGA